One segment of Castanea sativa cultivar Marrone di Chiusa Pesio chromosome 3, ASM4071231v1 DNA contains the following:
- the LOC142627804 gene encoding septin and tuftelin-interacting protein 1 homolog 1-like, producing the protein MIRRESQVLVAWHPSDEFAYTLLAPWKTVFDSASWERLMVRSIVPKLQLILQEFEINPTNQKLDGFYWVMKWASDIPIHLMVDMMARFLFAKWLQVLYHWLQASPNFEEITRWYLGWKELLPKELLANQNIRYQLSCGLEIMSQAVEGLEVVQPGLEENIVYFRVLEQRQFEAQQKAETQQAAMSFSMDYMSVKELIEAHAQEHGLLFKPKPCRRHDGHQIYAFGNLSVIIDALNQKVYAQTEEGWSLVSLQDLVYKHHSSIS; encoded by the exons atgataaggCGGGAG AGTCAAGTTCTTGTTGCTTGGCACCCAAGTGATGAGTTTGCTTATACTTTATTGGCACCTTGGAAGACTGTGTTTGATTCAGCAAGTTGGGAACGCCTTATGGTTAGATCTATAGTTCCAAAGTTGCAGCTTATTCTGCAGGAATTTGAAATAAACCCAACAAACCAGAAGCTTGATGGGTTTTATTGGGTTATGAAGTGGGCTTCTGATATACCAATTCATCTTATGGTTGATATGATGGCGAGGTTCCTTTTTGCCAAGTGGCTACAGGTCTTGTATCATTGGTTACAAGCTAGCCCAAACTTTGAGGAGATAACAAGATGGTATTTGGGTTGGAAGGAACTTCTTCCGAAGGAGCTTCTTGCAAATCAAAATATCCGGTATCAGCTTAGTTGTGGTCTTGAGATAATGAGCCAGGCTGTTGAAGGTTTGGAGGTGGTCCAACCTGGGTTGGAAGAGAACATTGTCTATTTTAGGGTACTTGAGCAAAGGCAATTTGAGGCTCAACAAAAAGCAGAAACACAACAAGCTGCCATGAGTTTTAGCATGGATTATATGAGTGTTAAGGAATTAATTGAAGCCCATGCCCAAGAACACGGCTTACTATTCAAGCCTAAACCATGCCGGAGGCATGATGGTCACCAGATCTATGCCTTTGGTAATTTGAGTGTGATAATTGATGCTCTAAATCAAAAGGTGTATGCTCAAACTGAGGAAGGGTGGTCCCTTGTATCCCTTCAAGACTTAGTGTACAAGCACCATAGTTCTATTTCGTAG